One genomic window of Arvicola amphibius chromosome 4, mArvAmp1.2, whole genome shotgun sequence includes the following:
- the Znf354b gene encoding zinc finger protein 354B isoform X2 — translation MRRGGSQREVSVTFEDVAVLFTRDEWKKLDHSQRSLYREVMLENYSNLASLGFSFTKPKMISVLQQGEEPWKVEKESHGNSSLGCNISLQTTKSTQTKDSSFQGLMKKQLKRDKSWDFTSGNFCRSGNSFKKQDKNESLQIIPVTHTKLLTADKSHKNFEFGPNIDLKSVGKQKITREKTQKNSLKENSNSLNQPKIKTAEKHYKCSTCEKAFMHNSSLQKHLKNHTGERLFQCRDCLKAFSQSSALIQHQRTHTGEKPYICKECGKAFSHSASLCKHLRTHTLEKSYTCKECGKSFSRRSGLFLHQKIHAQENPHKYNPGRKASTSLSGYQRIHSRKKTYLCNECGNTFKSRSSLRYHQRIHTGEKPFKCSECGRAFSQSASLIQHERIHTGERPYRCNECGKGFTSISRLNRHRIIHTGEKLYNCNECGKALSSHSTLIIHERIHTGEKPCKCKVCGKAFRQSSALIQHQRMHTGERPYKCSECGKTFRCNSSLSNHQRIHTGEKPYRCQECGMSFGQSAALIQHQRIHTGEKPFKCNTCGKSFRQSSSLIAHQRIHTGEKPYECSACGKLFSQRSSLTNHYKIHIEEDSLNTDLHE, via the exons ATGAGGCGTGGCGGGAGCCAGAGGGAG GTGTCAGTGACGTTCGAGGATGTGGCCGTGCTCTTTACTCGGGATGAGTGGAAGAAGCTGGACCACTCTCAGAGAAGCCTGTACCGGGAGGTGATGCTGGAGAACTACAGCAACCTGGCCTCCCTGG GATTTTCATTTACCAAACCAAAAATGATCTCCGTGTTGCAGCAAGGAGAAGAACCCtggaaagtagagaaagaaagtcaCGGCAACTCCTCTCTTG gatGCAACATCAGTCTTCAAaccacaaaatcaactcaaactaAAGATTCATCATTTCAGGGATTAATGaagaaacaactcaaaagagaCAAGTCCTGGGACTTCACCTCAGGAAATTTCTGCAGATCTGGCAACAGTTTTAAAAAGCAGGACAAAAATGAAAGCTTACAAATAATTCCAGTCACCCATACGAAACTCCTTACTGCAGATAAAAGCCATAAGAATTTTGAATTTGGTCCAAACATCGACCTGAAGTCAGTTGGTAAACAAAAGATCACtagggaaaaaacacaaaaaaatagcCTCAAGGAAAATTCAAATTCACTTAATCAACCAAAAATCAAGACTGCTGAGAAACACTATAAATGTAGTACTTGTGAAAAAGCTTTCATGCACAACTCATCCCTTCAAAAACATCTGAAAAACCATACCGGAGAGAGATTATTTCAATGTAGAGATTGTTTGAAAGCTTTCAGCCAAAGTTCTGCTCTTATTCAACATCAAAGgactcatactggagagaaaccttacataTGTAaagagtgtgggaaagccttcagccATAGTGCGTCCCTTTGTAAGCACCTAAGAACTCATACTCTGGAGAAATCTTATACATGCAAAGAATGTGGAAAATCCTTTAGCAGGAGGTCTGGCCTTTTTCTGCATCAAAAAATCCATGCCCAAGAAAATCCTCATAAATATAACCCAGGTAGGAAGGCATCCACCTCCCTTTCAGGATATCAGAGAATCCATTCCAGAAAGAAGACCTACTTGTGTAACGAGTGTGGCAACACCTTCAAGTCTCGCTCCTCCCTTCGCTATCATCAGAGAATCCACACCGGAGAGAAACCTTTCAAATGTAGCGAATGTGGCAGAGCCTTCAGTCAGAGCGCATCCCTTATTCaacatgaaagaattcacactggagaaaggCCCTACAGGTGTAATGAATGCGGAAAAGGCTTCACTTCTATCTCAAGACTCAACAGACACCGGATAATTCACACTGGGGAGAAACTGTATAATTGTAACGAATGTGGCAAAGCCTTAAGTTCCCATTCAACTCTTATTATTCATGAGAGAATTCACACCGGAGAGAAACCATGTAAATGTAAAgtctgtgggaaagccttcagacAGAGTTCAGCTCTGATCCAGCATCAGAGAATGCACACTGGAGAGAGACCTTATAAATGTAGTGAGTGTGGGAAGACGTTCAGGTGTAATTCATCCCTCAGTAACCATCAGCGAATTCACACTGGGGAAAAACCGTACCGATGCCAGGAATGTGGGATGTCATTTGGCCAAAGTGCAGCTCTTATTCAGCACCAGAGAattcacacaggagagaaaccctttAAATGTAATACATGTGGGAAGAGTTTTAGACAGAGCTCCTCCCTTATTGCACATCAGCgaatccacactggagagaagccctatgaatgcaGTGCATGTGGGAAGCTCTTCAGCCAGAGATCCTCCCTTACCAATCACTACAAAATTCATATTGAAGAGGACTCCTTGAACACAGATTTGCATGAGTAA
- the Znf354b gene encoding zinc finger protein 354B isoform X1, whose product MAPEQWEGKSQVSVTFEDVAVLFTRDEWKKLDHSQRSLYREVMLENYSNLASLGFSFTKPKMISVLQQGEEPWKVEKESHGNSSLGCNISLQTTKSTQTKDSSFQGLMKKQLKRDKSWDFTSGNFCRSGNSFKKQDKNESLQIIPVTHTKLLTADKSHKNFEFGPNIDLKSVGKQKITREKTQKNSLKENSNSLNQPKIKTAEKHYKCSTCEKAFMHNSSLQKHLKNHTGERLFQCRDCLKAFSQSSALIQHQRTHTGEKPYICKECGKAFSHSASLCKHLRTHTLEKSYTCKECGKSFSRRSGLFLHQKIHAQENPHKYNPGRKASTSLSGYQRIHSRKKTYLCNECGNTFKSRSSLRYHQRIHTGEKPFKCSECGRAFSQSASLIQHERIHTGERPYRCNECGKGFTSISRLNRHRIIHTGEKLYNCNECGKALSSHSTLIIHERIHTGEKPCKCKVCGKAFRQSSALIQHQRMHTGERPYKCSECGKTFRCNSSLSNHQRIHTGEKPYRCQECGMSFGQSAALIQHQRIHTGEKPFKCNTCGKSFRQSSSLIAHQRIHTGEKPYECSACGKLFSQRSSLTNHYKIHIEEDSLNTDLHE is encoded by the exons ATGGCTCCAGAGCAATGGGAAGGGAAGTCTCAG GTGTCAGTGACGTTCGAGGATGTGGCCGTGCTCTTTACTCGGGATGAGTGGAAGAAGCTGGACCACTCTCAGAGAAGCCTGTACCGGGAGGTGATGCTGGAGAACTACAGCAACCTGGCCTCCCTGG GATTTTCATTTACCAAACCAAAAATGATCTCCGTGTTGCAGCAAGGAGAAGAACCCtggaaagtagagaaagaaagtcaCGGCAACTCCTCTCTTG gatGCAACATCAGTCTTCAAaccacaaaatcaactcaaactaAAGATTCATCATTTCAGGGATTAATGaagaaacaactcaaaagagaCAAGTCCTGGGACTTCACCTCAGGAAATTTCTGCAGATCTGGCAACAGTTTTAAAAAGCAGGACAAAAATGAAAGCTTACAAATAATTCCAGTCACCCATACGAAACTCCTTACTGCAGATAAAAGCCATAAGAATTTTGAATTTGGTCCAAACATCGACCTGAAGTCAGTTGGTAAACAAAAGATCACtagggaaaaaacacaaaaaaatagcCTCAAGGAAAATTCAAATTCACTTAATCAACCAAAAATCAAGACTGCTGAGAAACACTATAAATGTAGTACTTGTGAAAAAGCTTTCATGCACAACTCATCCCTTCAAAAACATCTGAAAAACCATACCGGAGAGAGATTATTTCAATGTAGAGATTGTTTGAAAGCTTTCAGCCAAAGTTCTGCTCTTATTCAACATCAAAGgactcatactggagagaaaccttacataTGTAaagagtgtgggaaagccttcagccATAGTGCGTCCCTTTGTAAGCACCTAAGAACTCATACTCTGGAGAAATCTTATACATGCAAAGAATGTGGAAAATCCTTTAGCAGGAGGTCTGGCCTTTTTCTGCATCAAAAAATCCATGCCCAAGAAAATCCTCATAAATATAACCCAGGTAGGAAGGCATCCACCTCCCTTTCAGGATATCAGAGAATCCATTCCAGAAAGAAGACCTACTTGTGTAACGAGTGTGGCAACACCTTCAAGTCTCGCTCCTCCCTTCGCTATCATCAGAGAATCCACACCGGAGAGAAACCTTTCAAATGTAGCGAATGTGGCAGAGCCTTCAGTCAGAGCGCATCCCTTATTCaacatgaaagaattcacactggagaaaggCCCTACAGGTGTAATGAATGCGGAAAAGGCTTCACTTCTATCTCAAGACTCAACAGACACCGGATAATTCACACTGGGGAGAAACTGTATAATTGTAACGAATGTGGCAAAGCCTTAAGTTCCCATTCAACTCTTATTATTCATGAGAGAATTCACACCGGAGAGAAACCATGTAAATGTAAAgtctgtgggaaagccttcagacAGAGTTCAGCTCTGATCCAGCATCAGAGAATGCACACTGGAGAGAGACCTTATAAATGTAGTGAGTGTGGGAAGACGTTCAGGTGTAATTCATCCCTCAGTAACCATCAGCGAATTCACACTGGGGAAAAACCGTACCGATGCCAGGAATGTGGGATGTCATTTGGCCAAAGTGCAGCTCTTATTCAGCACCAGAGAattcacacaggagagaaaccctttAAATGTAATACATGTGGGAAGAGTTTTAGACAGAGCTCCTCCCTTATTGCACATCAGCgaatccacactggagagaagccctatgaatgcaGTGCATGTGGGAAGCTCTTCAGCCAGAGATCCTCCCTTACCAATCACTACAAAATTCATATTGAAGAGGACTCCTTGAACACAGATTTGCATGAGTAA
- the Znf354b gene encoding zinc finger protein 354B isoform X3: MKKQLKRDKSWDFTSGNFCRSGNSFKKQDKNESLQIIPVTHTKLLTADKSHKNFEFGPNIDLKSVGKQKITREKTQKNSLKENSNSLNQPKIKTAEKHYKCSTCEKAFMHNSSLQKHLKNHTGERLFQCRDCLKAFSQSSALIQHQRTHTGEKPYICKECGKAFSHSASLCKHLRTHTLEKSYTCKECGKSFSRRSGLFLHQKIHAQENPHKYNPGRKASTSLSGYQRIHSRKKTYLCNECGNTFKSRSSLRYHQRIHTGEKPFKCSECGRAFSQSASLIQHERIHTGERPYRCNECGKGFTSISRLNRHRIIHTGEKLYNCNECGKALSSHSTLIIHERIHTGEKPCKCKVCGKAFRQSSALIQHQRMHTGERPYKCSECGKTFRCNSSLSNHQRIHTGEKPYRCQECGMSFGQSAALIQHQRIHTGEKPFKCNTCGKSFRQSSSLIAHQRIHTGEKPYECSACGKLFSQRSSLTNHYKIHIEEDSLNTDLHE, encoded by the coding sequence ATGaagaaacaactcaaaagagaCAAGTCCTGGGACTTCACCTCAGGAAATTTCTGCAGATCTGGCAACAGTTTTAAAAAGCAGGACAAAAATGAAAGCTTACAAATAATTCCAGTCACCCATACGAAACTCCTTACTGCAGATAAAAGCCATAAGAATTTTGAATTTGGTCCAAACATCGACCTGAAGTCAGTTGGTAAACAAAAGATCACtagggaaaaaacacaaaaaaatagcCTCAAGGAAAATTCAAATTCACTTAATCAACCAAAAATCAAGACTGCTGAGAAACACTATAAATGTAGTACTTGTGAAAAAGCTTTCATGCACAACTCATCCCTTCAAAAACATCTGAAAAACCATACCGGAGAGAGATTATTTCAATGTAGAGATTGTTTGAAAGCTTTCAGCCAAAGTTCTGCTCTTATTCAACATCAAAGgactcatactggagagaaaccttacataTGTAaagagtgtgggaaagccttcagccATAGTGCGTCCCTTTGTAAGCACCTAAGAACTCATACTCTGGAGAAATCTTATACATGCAAAGAATGTGGAAAATCCTTTAGCAGGAGGTCTGGCCTTTTTCTGCATCAAAAAATCCATGCCCAAGAAAATCCTCATAAATATAACCCAGGTAGGAAGGCATCCACCTCCCTTTCAGGATATCAGAGAATCCATTCCAGAAAGAAGACCTACTTGTGTAACGAGTGTGGCAACACCTTCAAGTCTCGCTCCTCCCTTCGCTATCATCAGAGAATCCACACCGGAGAGAAACCTTTCAAATGTAGCGAATGTGGCAGAGCCTTCAGTCAGAGCGCATCCCTTATTCaacatgaaagaattcacactggagaaaggCCCTACAGGTGTAATGAATGCGGAAAAGGCTTCACTTCTATCTCAAGACTCAACAGACACCGGATAATTCACACTGGGGAGAAACTGTATAATTGTAACGAATGTGGCAAAGCCTTAAGTTCCCATTCAACTCTTATTATTCATGAGAGAATTCACACCGGAGAGAAACCATGTAAATGTAAAgtctgtgggaaagccttcagacAGAGTTCAGCTCTGATCCAGCATCAGAGAATGCACACTGGAGAGAGACCTTATAAATGTAGTGAGTGTGGGAAGACGTTCAGGTGTAATTCATCCCTCAGTAACCATCAGCGAATTCACACTGGGGAAAAACCGTACCGATGCCAGGAATGTGGGATGTCATTTGGCCAAAGTGCAGCTCTTATTCAGCACCAGAGAattcacacaggagagaaaccctttAAATGTAATACATGTGGGAAGAGTTTTAGACAGAGCTCCTCCCTTATTGCACATCAGCgaatccacactggagagaagccctatgaatgcaGTGCATGTGGGAAGCTCTTCAGCCAGAGATCCTCCCTTACCAATCACTACAAAATTCATATTGAAGAGGACTCCTTGAACACAGATTTGCATGAGTAA